A region from the Kribbella shirazensis genome encodes:
- a CDS encoding LacI family DNA-binding transcriptional regulator, which yields MAPKPRRVTQREIAEIAGVSQTTVSVVLNDRDGTNVRIPEATRARVKQAIEQLTYVADPAARRLAGLDNQIIGVFTYEAALSPESMDFYGPLLNGIERAAERIGWDLLFFTSSPVEDGTRSLFHRKTRLRLTDGCVLLGQQMVASELERLVAEQFPFVAIGRRDETAAAVPYVAIDYVTPTTALIDQAAAAGHQQALYVHRGRDTPAARDRRGAVEAASAEGRLAFLLVGEERIADLPRLARATGASVIIAEDAFLLEDVVHALTTAGVAVPEEVSVAALGEVRGHRIEGRMLAGFHVPREQLASEALDLLQLLIATDPQEWAELETRRHLVAEVEPGETVVARTGDPS from the coding sequence ATGGCACCGAAACCTCGCCGGGTCACCCAGCGCGAGATCGCCGAGATCGCCGGCGTCAGCCAGACCACCGTGTCGGTGGTGCTGAACGACCGCGACGGGACGAACGTGCGGATCCCCGAGGCGACCCGGGCACGGGTCAAGCAGGCCATCGAGCAACTGACGTACGTCGCCGACCCGGCCGCGCGCCGGCTGGCCGGCCTGGACAACCAGATCATCGGCGTCTTCACCTACGAGGCCGCGCTGTCCCCGGAGAGCATGGACTTCTACGGACCGCTGCTGAACGGGATCGAGAGGGCCGCCGAGCGGATCGGCTGGGACCTGCTGTTCTTCACCTCGTCACCGGTCGAGGACGGCACCCGGAGCCTGTTCCACCGCAAGACCCGGCTGCGGCTGACCGACGGCTGTGTCCTGCTCGGTCAGCAGATGGTCGCGTCCGAGCTGGAGCGACTGGTCGCCGAGCAGTTCCCGTTCGTCGCGATCGGCCGCCGGGACGAGACCGCCGCCGCTGTGCCGTACGTCGCCATCGACTACGTCACGCCGACCACCGCACTGATCGACCAGGCTGCGGCCGCCGGGCATCAGCAGGCGCTCTACGTGCACCGCGGCCGGGACACGCCCGCGGCGCGCGATCGTCGCGGTGCCGTCGAGGCCGCTTCCGCGGAGGGCCGGCTCGCCTTCCTGCTGGTCGGTGAGGAGCGGATCGCCGACCTCCCCCGGCTGGCGCGGGCGACCGGCGCGAGCGTCATCATCGCCGAGGACGCGTTCCTGCTCGAGGACGTCGTGCACGCGCTGACGACGGCGGGAGTCGCCGTACCCGAAGAGGTCTCGGTCGCGGCACTGGGCGAGGTGCGCGGTCATCGCATCGAGGGCCGGATGCTCGCGGGATTCCACGTGCCGAGGGAACAACTGGCGTCCGAGGCACTCGATCTGCTGCAGCTGCTGATCGCGACCGATCCGCAGGAGTGGGCCGAACTCGAGACCCGGCGGCACCTGGTCGCCGAGGTCGAGCCGGGCGAAACCGTGGTCGCGCGGACCGGGGACCCGTCATGA
- a CDS encoding FAD-dependent oxidoreductase, translating to MTVSTPMLRPGRLTTEVAIIGGGLGAVAAALALLQRGRRVVMTEEYPWLGGQLTSQAVPPDEHIWVEQFGVTARYRALRDGIRRYYRDHYPLTEAARADRELNPGRGRVSRLCHEPRVADAVITALLAPYRSTGRLTVLQPCVPVAAEVTGGVVRTVTVADPRTGAETVIAAEFVLDGTETGDLLPLTGTEYVVGAEARADTGEPNAAEVADPGNVQSIAWCFVFDHAAGDHTIARPDDYDFWRSFELPFWGAPMLSFTAPNPRTLVPEERTMNVNPAADVTGDPRFDAGDRDLWQFRRIAARQNFTDGFYDSDIVLANWPQLDYVGGSIIDTDDRASHLLAAKAQSRAYVYWLQTEAPRPDGGRGWPGLRLRGDLVGTADGFAQAPYVRESRRIKALTTVREQDISIKARGYDGPARFEASVGVGMYRIDLHPSTGGDNYIDVECAPFEIPLGALVPATTQNLVPAAKNIGTTHITNGAYRLHPVEWNIGESAGELVAFCLESGLSPQQIATDDPLVDRLQGRLTAAGVELHWPEIAGY from the coding sequence ATGACCGTGTCCACGCCCATGCTCAGGCCCGGCAGGCTGACCACCGAGGTCGCGATCATCGGCGGCGGTCTCGGGGCCGTCGCCGCCGCGCTGGCGTTGCTGCAGCGCGGCCGGCGCGTGGTGATGACCGAGGAGTACCCATGGCTCGGCGGTCAGCTCACCTCACAGGCCGTGCCGCCCGACGAGCACATCTGGGTCGAACAGTTCGGCGTCACCGCCCGCTACCGCGCGCTCCGCGACGGCATCCGGCGCTACTACCGGGACCACTATCCGCTGACCGAGGCCGCCCGCGCCGACCGCGAACTGAATCCGGGACGTGGCCGCGTCAGCCGGCTGTGCCACGAACCGCGGGTCGCCGACGCGGTCATCACCGCGCTGCTGGCGCCGTACCGGTCGACCGGCCGGCTGACGGTCCTGCAACCCTGCGTGCCGGTCGCGGCCGAGGTCACCGGCGGCGTCGTCCGCACGGTCACGGTCGCGGACCCACGGACCGGGGCCGAGACCGTGATCGCCGCCGAATTCGTCCTGGACGGAACCGAGACCGGTGACCTCCTGCCGCTGACCGGCACGGAGTACGTCGTCGGCGCCGAGGCGCGTGCCGACACCGGCGAGCCGAATGCCGCCGAGGTCGCGGATCCGGGCAATGTGCAGTCGATCGCGTGGTGCTTCGTCTTCGACCACGCCGCCGGTGACCACACGATCGCGCGACCGGACGACTACGACTTCTGGCGTTCGTTCGAGCTGCCGTTCTGGGGCGCGCCGATGCTGTCCTTCACCGCCCCGAACCCGCGCACCCTGGTGCCGGAGGAGCGGACCATGAACGTCAACCCCGCTGCCGACGTCACCGGGGACCCGCGCTTCGACGCGGGTGACCGCGATCTGTGGCAGTTCCGCCGGATCGCCGCTCGGCAGAACTTCACCGACGGCTTCTACGACAGCGACATCGTGCTCGCCAACTGGCCGCAGCTCGACTACGTCGGCGGCTCGATCATCGACACCGACGACCGCGCGTCGCACCTGCTCGCCGCCAAGGCGCAGTCCCGTGCGTACGTGTACTGGTTGCAGACCGAGGCGCCACGCCCGGACGGCGGCCGCGGCTGGCCGGGCCTGCGGCTGCGCGGCGACCTGGTCGGTACGGCGGACGGCTTCGCGCAGGCGCCGTACGTCCGCGAATCGCGCCGGATCAAGGCGCTGACCACGGTCCGCGAGCAGGACATCTCGATCAAGGCCCGCGGGTACGACGGTCCGGCCCGCTTCGAGGCGTCGGTCGGCGTCGGGATGTACCGGATCGACCTGCATCCCTCCACCGGAGGTGACAACTACATCGACGTCGAATGCGCGCCGTTCGAGATCCCGCTCGGCGCGCTGGTACCGGCTACCACCCAGAACCTGGTGCCGGCCGCCAAGAACATTGGCACCACCCACATCACCAACGGCGCCTACCGGCTGCATCCGGTCGAGTGGAACATCGGCGAATCGGCCGGCGAACTCGTCGCGTTCTGCCTCGAGAGCGGCCTGAGCCCCCAGCAGATCGCGACCGACGACCCCCTCGTCGACCGTCTCCAGGGCCGGTTGACGGCGGCCGGGGTCGAGCTGCACTGGCCCGAGATCGCCGGCTACTAG
- a CDS encoding ABC transporter substrate-binding protein, which produces MITARKLLGALALTTAATLTAACGASGTSGAGTDGANATDVKLRMTVWTSNADQLKLFDAIGDAYRAEHPEVTSITFESLPFADYNTTLTTQIAGGNAPDLAWMGDLSRDLIASDALVGLTDKLKATDGWQYDDLADSATKEYSRDGTLYAYPFSNSPFALYVNTDLLAKAGQTIDPKTLTWDQVAAAGAAVHAKTGKAGFVIRDFDYKSWNTLATVWTGFGAAAWSPDGKTCTFNSPEMQRAFTFLHDAAFKTRAMPGPGTKADFFAGDAAFTVAQVSRASLLTGSFKFGVHPLPAGPSGRHAVLGQAGVGVLAASKHQEQATDFLAYLTNPVNAAKLAQFFPPPRKSLLTGAKLAQNNKKLSAAQLQEVVVDQLPNAVTLPNHTSPAEIAQKGKTALDAMWKPDADIPAVLDSVCAAIEPILAK; this is translated from the coding sequence ATGATCACTGCAAGGAAGCTGCTCGGCGCCCTGGCGCTGACCACGGCAGCGACGCTGACCGCCGCCTGCGGCGCATCCGGCACGTCCGGCGCCGGGACGGACGGGGCCAACGCCACCGACGTCAAGCTGCGGATGACGGTCTGGACCTCGAACGCGGATCAGCTCAAGCTGTTCGACGCGATCGGCGACGCCTACCGCGCGGAGCACCCCGAGGTCACCTCGATCACCTTCGAGAGCCTGCCGTTCGCCGACTACAACACCACGCTCACCACCCAGATCGCCGGCGGGAACGCGCCTGACCTGGCCTGGATGGGTGACCTCTCGAGGGACCTGATCGCCTCCGACGCCCTGGTCGGCCTGACCGACAAACTGAAGGCGACCGACGGCTGGCAGTACGACGACCTGGCGGACAGTGCGACCAAGGAGTACAGCCGCGACGGCACGCTGTACGCCTACCCGTTCTCGAACTCGCCGTTCGCCCTCTACGTGAACACCGACCTCCTGGCGAAGGCCGGTCAGACGATCGATCCGAAGACGCTGACCTGGGACCAGGTGGCCGCCGCGGGGGCCGCCGTGCACGCCAAGACCGGCAAGGCGGGCTTCGTGATCCGGGACTTCGACTACAAGTCCTGGAACACCCTGGCCACGGTCTGGACCGGGTTCGGCGCCGCGGCGTGGAGCCCGGACGGCAAGACCTGCACGTTCAACAGTCCGGAGATGCAGCGCGCGTTCACGTTCCTGCACGACGCGGCGTTCAAGACCCGTGCGATGCCCGGCCCCGGTACGAAGGCCGACTTCTTCGCCGGTGACGCCGCCTTCACCGTCGCCCAGGTCTCCCGGGCGTCCCTGCTCACCGGGTCCTTCAAGTTCGGTGTCCACCCGCTGCCGGCGGGACCGTCCGGCCGGCACGCCGTACTCGGTCAGGCCGGCGTCGGTGTCCTTGCTGCCAGCAAGCACCAGGAGCAGGCAACGGACTTCCTCGCCTACCTGACGAATCCGGTGAACGCGGCCAAGCTGGCGCAGTTCTTCCCGCCGCCCCGGAAGTCACTGCTCACCGGCGCGAAGCTTGCCCAGAACAACAAGAAGCTGTCCGCCGCCCAGCTGCAGGAGGTCGTCGTCGACCAGCTGCCGAACGCCGTGACGCTCCCCAACCACACCAGTCCGGCCGAGATCGCCCAGAAGGGCAAGACCGCGCTGGACGCGATGTGGAAGCCCGACGCCGACATCCCCGCCGTCCTCGACTCGGTCTGCGCCGCGATCGAACCGATCCTGGCCAAGTGA
- a CDS encoding carbohydrate ABC transporter permease yields MHYWTTRRRDVLTGYLFIAPQLGGVVLFVLIPVGLAIWYSLNKWNVFTGKQTFVGGDHYAALASDPQLPSVLLATVVFSGGVVVLNITLGLLIAVLLNRRFRGATFFRTVFFSPVVVSVVAWTLVWGFLLQDNGGINGLLRAIGADGTNWLQHGDTAMLSVIVSQVVRSVGVNMVLFLAALQGVPSELYEAARIDGARSRAVFARITLPLIAPTVLLTAIITVVGALQSFAQIAVLTGGGPELSTTVLVYYVFQQAFEFNDIGYGSTVALMLLSFVMVLTLLQWQLRKRWVFHEQ; encoded by the coding sequence ATGCACTACTGGACCACTCGCCGGCGCGATGTGCTGACCGGGTACCTGTTCATCGCGCCCCAGCTGGGCGGTGTCGTGCTGTTCGTGCTGATCCCGGTCGGGCTGGCGATCTGGTACAGCCTGAACAAGTGGAACGTCTTCACCGGCAAGCAGACCTTCGTCGGGGGCGACCACTACGCCGCGCTGGCCTCCGATCCGCAGTTGCCATCGGTGCTGCTGGCAACGGTCGTCTTCTCCGGCGGCGTCGTGGTCCTGAACATCACCCTCGGGCTGCTGATCGCCGTACTGCTGAACCGCCGGTTCCGCGGCGCGACCTTCTTCCGCACCGTGTTCTTCTCGCCGGTCGTGGTGTCCGTCGTTGCCTGGACCTTGGTCTGGGGATTCCTGCTGCAGGACAACGGCGGCATCAACGGGCTGCTCCGCGCGATCGGCGCCGACGGGACGAACTGGCTGCAGCACGGCGACACGGCGATGCTGTCGGTGATCGTCAGCCAGGTCGTCCGCAGTGTCGGCGTCAACATGGTGCTGTTCCTGGCGGCGTTGCAGGGCGTGCCGTCGGAGCTGTACGAGGCGGCGCGGATCGACGGCGCGCGCAGCCGGGCCGTGTTCGCCCGGATCACGCTGCCGCTGATCGCGCCGACCGTCCTGCTGACCGCGATCATCACCGTTGTCGGTGCGCTGCAGTCGTTCGCCCAGATCGCCGTGCTCACCGGAGGCGGGCCGGAGCTGAGCACGACGGTGCTCGTGTACTACGTGTTCCAGCAGGCCTTCGAGTTCAACGACATCGGCTACGGCTCGACCGTCGCGCTGATGCTGTTGAGCTTCGTGATGGTGCTGACCCTGCTGCAATGGCAGCTGCGCAAGAGGTGGGTGTTCCATGAACAGTAG
- a CDS encoding carbohydrate ABC transporter permease, which translates to MNSRGNSRASLIRRVLLVTALAVLAVPFAVPTIWMVAASVKPLPEIFKSPPSLWTDHPTLAAYSEAFTFQPFARQYVNSVYIAVLVTLITLLVSSMAGYAFARIRFPGANLLFLVVLTGLLVPSEVTIVPLFQVFKRAGMINTHWPLILVTALAAPCVLATFIMRQFFIALPVELEEAGRLDGLGRPGIWWRICLPLARPALSAVAILTFLASWNLYLEPTVYLTSPELFTLPQALTRFTDAYGADMWNTQLAAATMTVLPVLIVFVLAQRQFVEGLAHSGLK; encoded by the coding sequence ATGAACAGTAGGGGGAACAGTCGAGCATCGTTGATCCGGCGGGTGCTCCTGGTGACAGCGCTCGCCGTACTGGCGGTCCCGTTCGCGGTGCCGACGATCTGGATGGTCGCCGCGTCGGTCAAGCCGTTGCCGGAGATCTTCAAGTCGCCGCCGTCGCTGTGGACCGACCACCCGACCCTTGCCGCGTACAGCGAGGCGTTCACGTTCCAGCCGTTCGCCCGGCAGTACGTGAACAGCGTGTACATCGCCGTACTGGTCACTCTGATCACGCTGCTGGTCTCAAGCATGGCCGGGTACGCGTTCGCGCGGATCCGGTTCCCCGGCGCGAACCTCCTGTTCCTGGTGGTGCTGACCGGCCTGCTGGTCCCGAGCGAGGTGACGATCGTTCCGCTGTTCCAGGTGTTCAAACGGGCCGGGATGATCAACACCCACTGGCCGCTGATCCTCGTCACCGCGCTGGCCGCGCCGTGCGTCCTGGCGACCTTCATCATGCGGCAGTTCTTCATCGCCCTGCCGGTCGAACTGGAGGAGGCGGGGCGGCTGGACGGTCTCGGCCGCCCCGGGATCTGGTGGCGGATCTGCCTGCCACTGGCCCGGCCGGCGCTGTCCGCTGTCGCGATCCTGACCTTCCTCGCTTCCTGGAACCTCTACCTCGAGCCCACCGTCTACCTGACCTCACCGGAGCTGTTCACGCTGCCGCAAGCCCTCACCCGCTTCACCGACGCCTATGGCGCGGACATGTGGAACACCCAGCTCGCGGCCGCCACCATGACCGTCCTGCCGGTCCTGATCGTCTTCGTGCTGGCCCAGCGCCAGTTCGTCGAGGGCCTCGCACATTCGGGCCTCAAATGA
- a CDS encoding SDR family NAD(P)-dependent oxidoreductase: protein MDLGFKDVAVLVTGGSSGIGRATAIAYAREGARVAITYNSRKDAAEAVAEEIEEAGGTAYVVPLDLSAPETIAAAVASTVEHWGGLDAVVANAVDWGPHDGRTQKIEDASPEWWTRVVRANLEGNMHLAQQVAPALRQSGRGRLVLVSTDLAERGMGAGAWAYGAAKAGLHGLAASLQHDLGADGVLVNVVLPGITLEHGEHRIIPRAALDTIEAGFTARHLPDVSEIADAILFLTSPRTRAVQGELLHVTGGHMIPA from the coding sequence ATGGACCTGGGATTCAAGGATGTGGCGGTGCTGGTCACGGGCGGTTCGTCCGGGATCGGCCGGGCCACCGCGATCGCGTACGCACGGGAAGGCGCCCGCGTCGCGATCACCTACAACTCCCGCAAGGACGCGGCCGAGGCGGTCGCCGAGGAGATCGAGGAGGCAGGCGGTACGGCGTACGTCGTACCGCTGGACCTCAGCGCGCCGGAGACGATCGCGGCCGCCGTGGCGTCGACGGTGGAGCACTGGGGCGGTCTCGACGCGGTGGTCGCGAACGCGGTCGACTGGGGCCCGCACGACGGGCGGACGCAGAAGATCGAGGACGCGTCGCCGGAGTGGTGGACCAGGGTCGTACGGGCGAACCTCGAGGGGAACATGCACCTCGCACAGCAGGTAGCACCCGCACTGCGGCAATCCGGACGCGGGCGGCTGGTGCTGGTCTCGACAGACCTCGCGGAGCGCGGCATGGGCGCCGGCGCCTGGGCGTACGGCGCGGCGAAGGCCGGACTGCACGGTCTGGCCGCGAGCCTGCAGCACGATCTGGGCGCGGACGGCGTACTGGTCAACGTCGTCCTGCCCGGCATCACGCTGGAGCACGGCGAGCACCGGATCATCCCGCGGGCGGCGCTGGACACGATCGAGGCCGGATTCACCGCGCGGCACCTCCCGGACGTCTCCGAGATCGCCGACGCGATCCTGTTCCTCACCTCGCCGCGGACCAGGGCCGTCCAGGGAGAGCTCCTGCACGTCACCGGCGGCCACATGATCCCGGCGTAA
- a CDS encoding nicotinamidase, whose translation MARALIVVDVQNDFCEGGSLAVAGGADVAFRIGELLHRWHEADPDERQYAYVVATRDHHIDPGDHFSREPDFVHSWPPHCVAGTDGVSFHPNLDPQPFDAIFDKGEYAAAYSGFEGKSHDGGHALADWLREKGVTDVDVCGIATDYCVRATALDARKEGFGTTVLTTLTAGVAESTTQQALTELRAAGVDLT comes from the coding sequence ATGGCTCGCGCACTGATCGTGGTTGATGTGCAGAACGACTTCTGCGAGGGCGGTAGTCTCGCCGTCGCGGGTGGCGCCGACGTCGCGTTCCGGATCGGCGAACTACTGCACCGCTGGCACGAGGCCGATCCGGACGAGCGGCAGTACGCGTACGTCGTAGCCACCCGGGACCACCACATCGACCCGGGCGACCACTTCTCCCGGGAGCCCGACTTCGTGCACTCATGGCCGCCGCACTGCGTCGCGGGCACCGACGGCGTCAGCTTCCACCCGAACCTGGACCCGCAGCCGTTCGACGCGATCTTCGACAAGGGCGAGTACGCGGCCGCCTACTCCGGCTTCGAGGGCAAGTCCCACGACGGCGGCCACGCGCTCGCCGACTGGCTACGCGAAAAGGGCGTCACCGACGTCGACGTCTGCGGCATCGCCACCGACTACTGCGTCCGCGCCACCGCCCTCGACGCCCGCAAGGAAGGCTTCGGCACAACAGTCCTCACCACTCTGACCGCCGGCGTGGCCGAATCCACCACCCAACAGGCCCTCACCGAACTCCGAGCCGCCGGCGTGGATCTCACCTGA
- a CDS encoding DUF222 domain-containing protein → MFETGLEELSDRDLLAAAAEYAQDQEHAAVGILRAALAFADRNAVLDDHVPLPGCERLVVYGGEGCPGVAEFAPVEFGAVIGISSGAAAALIGEALALRHRLPRVWAAVLSGHAVSWRARKIAHACLTLSLDAAAIVDRRVAGIVNTLTPGRLRSIVTAAVWEADPDQARAAAEAAAKTRGVFVAQSDEHGTKRILIRAASGAAIRFDATIEDLAWALAVLGDTDPLDQRRAEAVDWISDPAAAQQLLNTARDLAHTQTTPDTPNTPANPAANLAVNAAANGPTAPTAPTAPTAPTAPTAPTAPTAPTAPAHTGDTSDGTTGTTGAGDASDATDGGAAVANPASSSPTDDTERAEDAKDAEGTAQAADTAQAEGAVQAEGPDNAASIGTAATSSSAATPGEATTPAGAVRAHTTTPDLVSYPDADHADGPHGLHGVDDVDGVDGVDGVDAFARRVLAGRLASIKRDAHGRGFGAGGGPSRRNRHTLYVHLTDKTLATGNGVLRVEELGPMLAGQLAELLGHDQVVVKPVIDLHDQVSVHSYEIPDRIRERVRLRHPVDMFPYGTAEATVSMDQDHITPYDHTKTQPPSQTGSPGQTGTPDPAGPHDRTGRPEPSTRPGRTGPPDRTGPPARAGQTSVDNLIPQSRLHHRAKTFGGWRNRRLPSGAIEWISPHGFRFLVDHTGTHPVPSR, encoded by the coding sequence ATGTTCGAGACTGGTCTGGAGGAGCTGAGCGACCGTGACCTGCTGGCCGCGGCCGCCGAGTACGCCCAGGATCAAGAACACGCCGCGGTGGGCATCCTGCGGGCCGCGCTGGCCTTCGCCGACCGCAACGCGGTGCTGGACGATCATGTGCCGCTGCCGGGGTGTGAGCGGTTGGTGGTGTACGGCGGTGAGGGCTGTCCGGGGGTGGCCGAGTTCGCGCCGGTCGAGTTCGGTGCCGTGATCGGCATCTCCAGCGGCGCCGCCGCCGCACTGATCGGGGAAGCGCTGGCGCTGCGGCACCGGCTCCCGCGGGTCTGGGCCGCGGTGCTGTCCGGACACGCGGTCAGCTGGCGGGCCCGCAAGATCGCCCACGCGTGCCTCACCCTGTCCCTGGACGCGGCCGCGATCGTGGACCGCCGGGTCGCCGGGATCGTGAACACCCTCACCCCGGGCAGACTGAGGTCCATCGTCACCGCCGCGGTCTGGGAAGCCGACCCCGACCAGGCCCGCGCGGCCGCCGAGGCCGCCGCGAAGACCCGGGGGGTGTTTGTCGCCCAGTCCGATGAGCACGGCACCAAACGGATCCTGATCCGTGCCGCGTCCGGCGCCGCGATCCGGTTCGACGCCACCATCGAAGACCTCGCCTGGGCGCTAGCCGTGCTGGGTGACACCGACCCCCTCGACCAGCGCCGCGCCGAAGCCGTCGACTGGATCTCCGACCCCGCCGCCGCCCAACAACTCCTCAACACCGCCCGCGACCTCGCCCACACCCAAACCACACCCGACACGCCCAACACGCCGGCCAACCCGGCCGCCAACCTGGCCGTGAACGCGGCCGCGAACGGTCCAACCGCGCCAACCGCGCCAACCGCGCCAACCGCGCCAACCGCTCCAACCGCTCCAACCGCTCCAACCGCTCCAACAGCGCCAGCCCACACCGGCGACACCAGCGATGGCACTACCGGCACTACCGGCGCGGGCGATGCGTCCGATGCGACCGATGGTGGCGCGGCTGTTGCGAACCCCGCCTCCTCATCTCCGACCGACGACACCGAACGTGCGGAGGACGCGAAGGACGCGGAGGGCACCGCACAGGCCGCGGACACTGCGCAGGCTGAGGGCGCCGTGCAGGCTGAGGGCCCGGACAACGCCGCCTCAATCGGCACTGCCGCTACCTCTAGCAGCGCAGCTACGCCCGGTGAAGCGACTACGCCTGCTGGCGCTGTCAGGGCTCACACCACCACCCCAGATCTGGTTAGTTACCCCGACGCCGACCACGCAGACGGTCCACACGGTCTGCACGGTGTGGACGATGTGGACGGTGTGGACGGTGTGGACGGTGTGGATGCGTTCGCGCGACGGGTGCTGGCGGGCCGGCTGGCCTCCATCAAGCGCGATGCTCACGGCAGAGGTTTCGGCGCCGGCGGCGGACCGAGCCGGAGGAACCGGCACACCCTGTACGTGCACCTCACGGACAAGACCCTTGCTACCGGCAACGGCGTCCTGCGTGTCGAGGAACTCGGGCCGATGCTGGCCGGCCAACTGGCTGAGCTGCTCGGACACGATCAGGTTGTCGTCAAGCCGGTGATCGATCTGCACGACCAGGTCAGTGTTCACAGCTATGAGATCCCTGACCGGATCCGTGAACGCGTCCGGCTCCGCCATCCCGTCGACATGTTCCCCTACGGCACCGCCGAGGCCACCGTCTCGATGGACCAGGACCACATCACCCCGTATGACCACACCAAGACCCAGCCGCCCAGCCAAACCGGCTCGCCCGGCCAAACCGGTACCCCCGACCCCGCCGGGCCGCACGACCGCACCGGCCGACCAGAACCATCAACCCGACCGGGCCGGACAGGTCCGCCCGACCGTACGGGGCCCCCGGCACGGGCGGGGCAGACCAGCGTCGACAACCTCATACCGCAAAGCCGGCTCCACCACCGCGCGAAAACCTTCGGCGGCTGGCGCAACCGACGCCTGCCCAGCGGAGCGATCGAATGGATCAGCCCGCACGGATTCCGCTTCCTCGTCGACCACACCGGCACCCACCCGGTCCCGTCTCGTTAG
- a CDS encoding cupin domain-containing protein — protein MTDLGERSYVLGQGLRATVLTTGEETGGRHDLTDTWQPGGEMTPLHLHTRYEERFWVLSGGLSVWAGDEFVELRSGDYFRVPMNVPHAVRSGPTGCRALHISTPAGFAELVARSGTPAYLARPETELDLELFMAITTELGDVVLGPPGTLPSDR, from the coding sequence ATGACCGATCTCGGTGAGCGCAGTTACGTCCTCGGGCAGGGGCTTCGGGCAACGGTTCTGACGACGGGTGAGGAGACCGGTGGCCGGCACGATCTGACTGATACGTGGCAGCCGGGTGGGGAGATGACGCCGTTGCATCTGCACACCCGTTACGAGGAGCGGTTCTGGGTGTTGTCCGGTGGGCTGAGTGTCTGGGCGGGCGACGAGTTCGTGGAACTGCGGTCGGGTGACTATTTCCGGGTTCCGATGAACGTGCCGCATGCGGTTCGCAGCGGACCGACGGGGTGCCGTGCGCTGCACATTTCGACGCCGGCGGGGTTTGCCGAGCTGGTCGCTCGTTCCGGCACCCCGGCGTACCTCGCGAGGCCGGAGACCGAGCTGGATCTGGAGCTGTTCATGGCGATCACGACCGAGCTGGGCGATGTGGTTCTCGGTCCGCCGGGGACTCTGCCCAGCGATCGATGA